The genomic interval TTGTCACGGTAGCCCATGATGTCGTGCTTCTTGTCGGTCTTCCATTGCAGGAAGATGCGGTTCACCGCATCGATGTCGAAGCGCGGGTAATCCGTCTGCTCGATCAGGTGCTTGATGTATCGGCCCTGGAATTCATACATCGAAGCAGTAGTTGCCAGCCGCTCCTCATCCTCGCGCCAGCGCGCACTGTCAGCCTGCATGACCGCCTTGGCCGGCAGCTTGATGCGCCCCAGCATGTAGTCACGAGCAAACCACGCCTGTGCATCGAACAGGTTGAAGCTGTACCACAGGTCCTGCATGCCCAGGTAAAGCAGTTGCGGGTTTTGCTCCCACACCACGCCTTGGTACAAGCCGGCAGGCCACAGGCGGTTGTTGGTCTTGAGGGTGAGTTCATCGGGCAGGAACGGGAAGTGATGCTGGTAGCCCGTGCACAGGATGATCGCATCTACGCGCTTGTTCGAGCCATCGGCGAAGAACGCCAGGTCGTTTTCGACGCGGACCAGTTGCGGGCGCTCTTCCCAGCCCTTGGGCCATTTGTAGCCCATCGGCTGGGTACGGTAGGCCGTGGTGATCGAGCGCGCACCGTACTTGTAGCACTGCGAGCCGATGTCTTCGGCCGAGTAGCTGCTGCCGACAATGAGCAGGTCCTGGCCGTGGAATTCCATGGCTTCGCGAAAGTCGTGAGCGTGCAGGATACGCCCGGTGAAACGTTCGAAGCCTTCGAACTCCGGCACGTGCGGGGTAGAAAAGTGCCCGCTGGCCACCACCACATAATCGAACACCTGCTCGATGCCAAGCCCCGCGCCGTAGTCGTGGGCGCTGACGGTGAACTCGCGGGTGCTTTCATCGAAGCTGACATGCTTGACCACCGTGTTGAAGCGGATGTAGTCGCGCACCCCAGCCTTGTTTACGCGGCCCTGAATGTAGTCCCACAGCACCTCGCGCGGCGGGTACGAGGAAATCGGCCGGCCAAAATGCTCATCAAAGCTGTAATCGGCGAACTCCAGGCATTCCTTGGGGCCGTTGGACCACAGGTAGCGGTACATGCTGCCGTGCACCGGCTCGCCATGCTGGTCGAGGCCAGTGCGCCAGGTGTAGTTCCACATACCGCCCCAATCGGCCTGTTTTTCGAAGCACACGATTTCGGGCATGGGCGCGCCCTGGGCATGGGCGGATTGGAAGGCACGCAGTTGCGCAAGGCCGGACGGGCCGGCACCGATGATAGCGACACGAAGAGTCATAGTGATTCCTGAACAGTTGAACGCTGAAAAAATGCAAAGGCTCCCCAACCCCAAACGGCAAAAGACCGGGGGGTGGTGAAATTCAGGCGCTACGGTGCAGGTGGGGGGACGGGGCGTTTGCGCATCTGGGTCAGCAGAATGTTGACCGGCGGAATCGACAACACGTGGTACAGATTCGAAAGCGGAGAGAGGGTCATGGGGGCGGGCCCGTATCCATCTGCGCAAGGCGCGAAATGGGGGCCTGAAGGGCGGAAGATACGTGTGATCTCGTGCATGGGGGGCTGAAATGGCCTCTTTTCTTTATGGTTTCTTTTTTATCTATAACGGATGGGGGTGGGGATAGCAAGGTTTGCGGCCCCGCCCCCGGCAGCCAAGACAGCACGAAGTACGGCCTTTGCGTACGTTCGTCCTCGGGCTCGCCTCATCGCAACGATGAAAAAAACTTGCAGAGACAAACTACGACCAATAGAGTCGTAGTTATTCGAGCGGCACCTCTCGTGCGATCGAAGCCACCGTTTTCATCCCCGACCTTCGGAGCACCTGCATGAAATCCAACATCCTGATCATCGGTGCCGGCTTTGCCGGTGTGTGGAGCGCCCTGAGCGCCGCCCGGCTACTCGACCAGGCCCAGCGCGACGACCTGAGCATCAGCGTGCTCGCGCCGCAAGCGGAACTGCACATTCGCCCGCGCTTCTACGAGGCCAACGCACACACGTTGAAGGCCCCCGTGGGTGAGTTGTTCACTGCGGTGGGCGTGCATTTCATCACCGGTAACGCCCAAGCCATCGACGCCGATGCGCGCACCGTGAGCTACATCGACAGCCAAGGCCAGCGCCACCAGATCAGCTACGACCGCCTCATCCTCGCCGCTGGCAGTCAGGTAGCGCGCCCAGCAGTCCCGGGGCTGGCCGAGTACACCTTCGACGTCGACAAGATGGAGTCGGCCGTACGCCTTGAGCAGCATCTGACGGGCCTGGCTGCCCTGCCCCCTTCACCTGCCCGCAATACCGTGGTGGTCTGCGGTGGTGGTTTCACCGGCATCGAAACGGCCACCGAAATGCCCGCCCGGCTGCGCGCCATCCTCGCAGGCGCCGATGTGCAGGTGCTGCTGGTTGACCGTGGCGCCAGCATCGGCGCGGCATTGGGTGCAGGCATCAAGCCGTCGATTGTTGCCGCCTCGCAGGTTGCCGGCGTCCAGTGGCTGACTGGCACCTCGGTGGTGGCTGTCGATGCCGGTGGCGTCACCCTGGACAACGGCGAGTACATCGCCAGCAACACCGTGATCTGGACCGTCGGTGTCAAGGCCAGCCCGCTGACCGCTCAGGTTGCCGGCGAGCGTGACAACTTCGGCAGGCTCAAGGTCGACGGGCACCTCAAGGTCATTGGCCAGGACCACATCTATGCGACCGGCGATACTGCCTGGGCTGCTGTGGACGAAGCTGGCAACCACGCCCTGATGACCTGCCAACACGCCATCCCGATGGGTCGCCACAGTGGCAACAACGCCATGGCCGACCTGCTGGGGCTGGCACCTGTGGTGTACCGCCAGCCCAAGTACGTCACCTGCCTCGACCTGGGTGAGTGGGGGGCGGCGTACAGCGAAGGCTGGGAACGAGAATTGAAACTGCAGGGCCAGGAAGGCAAGCACCTCAAGCGCCAGATCAACTCGGTGTGGATCTACCCGCCGGCAGCTGACCGCACCTTGGCGTTGGCAGCTGCCGACCCGATGATTGCCATCGTTTGATGCGAGAAAACCTGACAAAACCGTCAAAAAACGTCGGTTTTGTCAATTATTTCGTTACATTGAATGACTGTTCAACAATGATGGCCATATGGCATCATTCAAAGAAAACCATGCAAGAGGGTGAGAAAAATCTACTAACCCGCAGTGCATCAAGAGCCTGGCGCCACCTCGGTGTCCTGGCTTTGCAGCCAGCTCCTGACGCCTGCACGCCACCGTCAAGGAGCATTCCATGCAGTTAAGGAATTTGAAAATCGGCATTCGCGCTGCCAGCGTGTTTGCCCTGCTGGGCGTCCTGGTCCTGATCATGGGCCTTATCGCACTTTACGAAACCCGCCAGATGGACACGGCCACCGACGAGATCCGGGTCACCTGGATACCCGCTGTGGTAGCGCTGGGTGACATCAGCAGCAACCTCGGGCGCGCCCGCGCCGTTACCCTGCGGGCCGCGCTGGACGATAACCCCGGCGAGCGCACACGTAACCTGCAGATGCTCGAAGCCATCAATGCCGAGCTCAAAGGTGGCCTGAAGGACTACGCCGACACCATCATCGCGGCCGACGACCGTGCCCTTTTCAACACCTTCAACGACGGGTATCACCAGTACCTCGAACTGCAGCTGAAAGTGCTGCAGGACATTGCTGCAGGCCGCATGGACGAGGCAAAGCAGCAGATCAGCGGCCCGCTCACCCAACGAGCCGACAGCATGATGAAGGCCTTGACGGCGCTGATCGACTACAACAGCAAGGGTGCCGAAGATGCCTCGCAGCGCAGCAGCGATGTAGCGGACGAAGCATTTAACGCCATCATCTTCTCGTTGCTTGTGATCATGCTTGCCCTGGCCGCGATGGCTACCGTGCTGACTCGCAGCATCGTGGTGCCTCTGGCCGATGCAGTGGCCGTGGCCGAACGTGTGGCCACGGGCGACCTCACCCAGGAAATCCGCGTCACCGGCCGCGACGAGCCCGCCTTGCTGCTGCGCGCCCTGAGCCGCATGCAAGGCAGCCTGCGCGACACCATCCGCAAGATCGCCGCCTCGTCCGACCAGTTGGCCTCAGCCTCGGAAGAACTCCACACCGTCACCGAAGACACCAGCCGCGGCCTGCATCAGCAAAGCGCCGAAATCGACCAGGCCGCCACGGCTGTCAACCAGATGACCGCAGCAGTCGAGGAAGTGGCGAACAATGCAGTCAGCACTGCGGACGCCTCCAAAGGTGCCGACCAGACCACCCGCGATGGCCGTGACCGGGTCAACCAGGCACTGGCGTCCATCCAGCACCTGGTGGCCGATGTGACCGGCACCTCGGTCGAGATCGAACAGCTGGCCAACAATGCCAATGAGATCAGCCGTGTGCTGGATGTGATCGGCGCGATTGCCGGGCAGACCAACCTGCTGGCACTGAACGCCGCTATCGAAGCAGCCCGCGCCGGCGAGGCAGGCCGTGGCTTTGCCGTGGTGGCCGACGAAGTCCGCGCCCTCGCCCACCGCACCCAGCAGTCGACCGCAGAGATCGAGCAGATGATTGCCGGCATCCAGAACGGTACCGAGCGGGCCGTGACGGCGATGCACAGCAGCCAGGGGCGTGCGACGGGCACGCTGGAAGTGGCCCAGGGCGCCGGTCAGGCGCTGGAGGTGATTGCCGAGGCGATTGCGTCGATCAACCAGCGTAACCTGGTGATTGCCAGTGCTTCAGAGGAGCAGGCGCAGGTGGCGCGCGAAGTGGACCGCAATTTGGTGAACATTCGTGATTTGGCGATGCAGACCTCAGCGGGGGCCAACCAGACCAGCGCGGCGGCACAGGACTTGTCGCGGTTGGCGGTGGACCTGAATGGCATGGTGGCGCAGTTCAAGGTTTGATCGGATATAGCCGGGGCTGCTTTGCAGCCCATTCGCGGGGCAAGCCCGCTCCCACAGGTTCACTCCATTGCTTTGGTTGAATCTGTGGGAGCGGGCTTGCCCCGCGAATGGACCGCAAGGCGGCCCCCATTGCAACTGTCAGTCGTTGACGCTGATAACCCGCGCACTGTTGACCGCCTGCCCCCGCGTCGCCAGGCAGTAATACAACGGCACCGTCACCAGCAACCCGAACAGCCAGGACAAGTCCGCCCCTTCGACAATGCTCGAATACGGCCCCACATACAGGGCGGTGTTGGCAAACGGCAACTGCACCAGAATGCCGCAGGCATAGGCAATGATCGCGTGGTGATTGAAGCGACCATAGATGCCGCCATCAGCGCTGAAGATCGAAGGAATGTCGTACTGGCCCTTCTTGATCAGATAGAAGTCGATCAGGTTGATCGAAGCCCACGGCACCAGCACCAGCAGCAACGCCAGGATCAGGCCGATGAAGTGGCCGATGAAGTCCGCCGAGGCGTTCAGCGCGACCATCCCGCAGCCCAGCAGAATCACCGAGGCCAGGATTACCCGCACCTTGATGCTTGGCGTCCATTCGGCAAAGAACGTCTGAATAGCAGTGACGATCGACAGCACCGCGCCATACAGGTTAAGGGCGTTATGGCTGATGATATTGAGCAGGAACAGCACCATCAGGATCGGGCCCAGCCAACCGGTAGCCTGCTTCACTGCGTCCATGGCGTCAGTACCTTCCGGCACGCACAGCACCGCCACGGCACCAAAGCTGAAGCACAGGATGGTGCCCAGGGTCGCGCCAAAGTAAGTGGCCCAGAACGGCTTGGCAATGCCCACTTCACGTGGCAGATAACGCGAATAGTCGGACGTGTACGGCGAGAAGCTGATCTGCCAGATGGTGCCCAGTGACACGGTGGCGATAAAGCCCGACAGATTGAATGCACCACGGCTGAAGAAGTCGGCCGGCAGCTCCTGGGCGAACATCATGATGAACCCCGCCAGCAGCGCAGAGCCCATCACCCAGGTACCGATGCGGTTCAGGACATGGATGAAGCGGTAGCCGATCACGCCAATGGCCGTGGCGCTCAGGGCACCGATCACGATCGCGCCCGGCATCGGCATGCTCGGGGCAATGCCGTGAATGGTCTTGCCCGCCAGGACGATGTTGGAAA from Pseudomonas fortuita carries:
- a CDS encoding purine-cytosine permease family protein — its product is MSQPSSQHQFVENHTVDYVPPAERHGKARDLFTLWFSTNIAPLPIVTGAMVVQVFHLNLLWGLIAIVLGHLVGGVVIALASAQGPQLGIPQMVQSRGQFGRYGALLIVFFTALIYVGFFISNIVLAGKTIHGIAPSMPMPGAIVIGALSATAIGVIGYRFIHVLNRIGTWVMGSALLAGFIMMFAQELPADFFSRGAFNLSGFIATVSLGTIWQISFSPYTSDYSRYLPREVGIAKPFWATYFGATLGTILCFSFGAVAVLCVPEGTDAMDAVKQATGWLGPILMVLFLLNIISHNALNLYGAVLSIVTAIQTFFAEWTPSIKVRVILASVILLGCGMVALNASADFIGHFIGLILALLLVLVPWASINLIDFYLIKKGQYDIPSIFSADGGIYGRFNHHAIIAYACGILVQLPFANTALYVGPYSSIVEGADLSWLFGLLVTVPLYYCLATRGQAVNSARVISVND
- a CDS encoding methyl-accepting chemotaxis protein, which translates into the protein MQLRNLKIGIRAASVFALLGVLVLIMGLIALYETRQMDTATDEIRVTWIPAVVALGDISSNLGRARAVTLRAALDDNPGERTRNLQMLEAINAELKGGLKDYADTIIAADDRALFNTFNDGYHQYLELQLKVLQDIAAGRMDEAKQQISGPLTQRADSMMKALTALIDYNSKGAEDASQRSSDVADEAFNAIIFSLLVIMLALAAMATVLTRSIVVPLADAVAVAERVATGDLTQEIRVTGRDEPALLLRALSRMQGSLRDTIRKIAASSDQLASASEELHTVTEDTSRGLHQQSAEIDQAATAVNQMTAAVEEVANNAVSTADASKGADQTTRDGRDRVNQALASIQHLVADVTGTSVEIEQLANNANEISRVLDVIGAIAGQTNLLALNAAIEAARAGEAGRGFAVVADEVRALAHRTQQSTAEIEQMIAGIQNGTERAVTAMHSSQGRATGTLEVAQGAGQALEVIAEAIASINQRNLVIASASEEQAQVAREVDRNLVNIRDLAMQTSAGANQTSAAAQDLSRLAVDLNGMVAQFKV
- a CDS encoding NAD(P)/FAD-dependent oxidoreductase, with translation MKSNILIIGAGFAGVWSALSAARLLDQAQRDDLSISVLAPQAELHIRPRFYEANAHTLKAPVGELFTAVGVHFITGNAQAIDADARTVSYIDSQGQRHQISYDRLILAAGSQVARPAVPGLAEYTFDVDKMESAVRLEQHLTGLAALPPSPARNTVVVCGGGFTGIETATEMPARLRAILAGADVQVLLVDRGASIGAALGAGIKPSIVAASQVAGVQWLTGTSVVAVDAGGVTLDNGEYIASNTVIWTVGVKASPLTAQVAGERDNFGRLKVDGHLKVIGQDHIYATGDTAWAAVDEAGNHALMTCQHAIPMGRHSGNNAMADLLGLAPVVYRQPKYVTCLDLGEWGAAYSEGWERELKLQGQEGKHLKRQINSVWIYPPAADRTLALAAADPMIAIV
- a CDS encoding NAD(P)-binding domain-containing protein, whose amino-acid sequence is MTLRVAIIGAGPSGLAQLRAFQSAHAQGAPMPEIVCFEKQADWGGMWNYTWRTGLDQHGEPVHGSMYRYLWSNGPKECLEFADYSFDEHFGRPISSYPPREVLWDYIQGRVNKAGVRDYIRFNTVVKHVSFDESTREFTVSAHDYGAGLGIEQVFDYVVVASGHFSTPHVPEFEGFERFTGRILHAHDFREAMEFHGQDLLIVGSSYSAEDIGSQCYKYGARSITTAYRTQPMGYKWPKGWEERPQLVRVENDLAFFADGSNKRVDAIILCTGYQHHFPFLPDELTLKTNNRLWPAGLYQGVVWEQNPQLLYLGMQDLWYSFNLFDAQAWFARDYMLGRIKLPAKAVMQADSARWREDEERLATTASMYEFQGRYIKHLIEQTDYPRFDIDAVNRIFLQWKTDKKHDIMGYRDKSYRSVITGTKAVPHHTRWMQAMDDSMQEYLRETDGKQAEVKVLRR